The Bombus fervidus isolate BK054 chromosome 3, iyBomFerv1, whole genome shotgun sequence genome includes a window with the following:
- the Rad51d gene encoding rad51 recombinase D isoform X2, giving the protein MRILKDWHILQDYRSRLNLQDIIEIKQNILKKFGGMIRNAFDLFEMEQNNIIPTNLSSLDNLLKGGLYYGQIYEICGVSSSGKTQLCFAIATNIALKANNIVRYIDTKRDFCGLRIEQILLKQDFSKQVIDETMERIKVCCVYSIHQLFKVLCLLAVSLKEEGGECRTRIIIIDSLPGVIFKFCKDRKITVALNQLANMCHYIAKEFRLSIIIVNLITQWGVASEEGPSTSSNENYSVTPSLGKYWLHIPNTRLLLEKIELGKRKISVWNSCQLEANLTCTLTINDSGISCP; this is encoded by the exons ATGAGGATCCTGAAAGATTGGCACATTTTACAGGATTATCGTTCAAG GTTAAATTTACAGgacataattgaaattaagcaaaatattttaaaaaagtttggAGGTATGATTAGAAATGcatttgatttatttgaaatggaacagaataatataattccaACTAATTTATCAAG TTTAGACAATCTATTAAAGGGTGGTTTATATTATGgtcaaatttatgaaatttgtgGTGTATCTTCAAGTGGCAAAACACAATTATGCTTTGCAATTGCAACTAACATTGCACTGAAAgctaataatattgtacgatACATTGATACAAAAAGGGATTTTTGTGGTCTAAGAATAGaacaaattttactaaaaCAGGATTTTAGTAAGcag gTTATAGATGAAACTATGGAACGTATCAAAGTATGTTGTGTATACAGTATACATCAGTTGTTTAAAGTTTTATGCTTGTTAGCAGTTAGTTTGAAAGAAGAAGGTGGAGAGTGTCGTACTAGGATTATAATCATTGATTCTTTACCAggagtaatttttaaattttgtaaagatCGAAAAATAACAGTTGCTTTAAATCAGCTAGCAAATATGTGTCACTATATTGCAAAAGAATTTCGTCTgtcaattattattgttaatttgATTACTCAGTGGGGTGTTGCCAGTGAAGAAGGACCTAGCACAAGctcaaatgaaaattatagtgTAACCCCTAGTTTAGGAAAATATTGGTTACATATTCCTAATACAAGACTGTTATTGGAAAAAATTGAActtggaaagagaaaaatttcagTTTGGAACAGTTGCCAATTGGAAGCAAATCTTACATGCACGTTAACTATAAATGATTCTGGTATTTCATGTCCATAA
- the Rad51d gene encoding rad51 recombinase D isoform X1 has protein sequence MTKLSAAINSKLSSSVIEQLERQHICTIIQFVDEDPERLAHFTGLSFKDIIEIKQNILKKFGGMIRNAFDLFEMEQNNIIPTNLSSLDNLLKGGLYYGQIYEICGVSSSGKTQLCFAIATNIALKANNIVRYIDTKRDFCGLRIEQILLKQDFSKQVIDETMERIKVCCVYSIHQLFKVLCLLAVSLKEEGGECRTRIIIIDSLPGVIFKFCKDRKITVALNQLANMCHYIAKEFRLSIIIVNLITQWGVASEEGPSTSSNENYSVTPSLGKYWLHIPNTRLLLEKIELGKRKISVWNSCQLEANLTCTLTINDSGISCP, from the exons ATGACAAAACTAAGTGCGGccataaattcaaaattatcaAGCTCCGTGATAGAACAATTAGAACGTCAACACATTTGTACTATTATACAATTTGTAGATGAGGATCCTGAAAGATTGGCACATTTTACAGGATTATCGTTCAAG gacataattgaaattaagcaaaatattttaaaaaagtttggAGGTATGATTAGAAATGcatttgatttatttgaaatggaacagaataatataattccaACTAATTTATCAAG TTTAGACAATCTATTAAAGGGTGGTTTATATTATGgtcaaatttatgaaatttgtgGTGTATCTTCAAGTGGCAAAACACAATTATGCTTTGCAATTGCAACTAACATTGCACTGAAAgctaataatattgtacgatACATTGATACAAAAAGGGATTTTTGTGGTCTAAGAATAGaacaaattttactaaaaCAGGATTTTAGTAAGcag gTTATAGATGAAACTATGGAACGTATCAAAGTATGTTGTGTATACAGTATACATCAGTTGTTTAAAGTTTTATGCTTGTTAGCAGTTAGTTTGAAAGAAGAAGGTGGAGAGTGTCGTACTAGGATTATAATCATTGATTCTTTACCAggagtaatttttaaattttgtaaagatCGAAAAATAACAGTTGCTTTAAATCAGCTAGCAAATATGTGTCACTATATTGCAAAAGAATTTCGTCTgtcaattattattgttaatttgATTACTCAGTGGGGTGTTGCCAGTGAAGAAGGACCTAGCACAAGctcaaatgaaaattatagtgTAACCCCTAGTTTAGGAAAATATTGGTTACATATTCCTAATACAAGACTGTTATTGGAAAAAATTGAActtggaaagagaaaaatttcagTTTGGAACAGTTGCCAATTGGAAGCAAATCTTACATGCACGTTAACTATAAATGATTCTGGTATTTCATGTCCATAA